One window of Trinickia caryophylli genomic DNA carries:
- a CDS encoding Hint domain-containing protein produces the protein MLRKAMLAIICTSIAVFNCARAASYIAPTREEAAAVKRFFSQPAKRGIIDLSIPDNEKAYYAILKASGITPASKPSLFEKLADVKRRHLALRMAGRPIEDDSCESTATNQLRHVFEVIGISANSDFSSVNAKALDSIFKGADDYTDTLQVWDEDVNTVLATGSAEFPKEGDGRRIIFDTTGTGEDNSSKNPVNIIGTYSYSQGNTFYGPCRTNLARIHSVPRQMIPGDPTYVKNTVNTEPNGVVVCLNRSNNDGSGGDPCDYGPMYNPHVSNDQTHVLLPVSGEVDYYDELQDGTAWQKGGQDAPVMWVMPRTTGGGCKLYADKNDLTAFWSHFTPANDGKGQRTRLKFSWPMSAPADFGLLCYQIAGPDAVWDFLLSFNVGTQAGNAGNQYTVQAVFTSDSGGSTTPNDVALVYPIQFQYGCVREGTLITMGDGTRKPIEQVKKGDVVLGKGGEQARVASTTIGTDEKFYQIVDSGGNTVSLTPAHPVPTRRGMLQAKDVRSGDTVFTSDGGKSTVVANKASSSASSVRVYNLALETMHGRPFAHPQDAVFYAGGVMVGDNKMQGILSRKALSEIERGRVAESGRSTN, from the coding sequence ATGCTGCGTAAAGCGATGCTCGCAATCATCTGCACGTCGATTGCGGTATTCAATTGTGCCCGAGCAGCATCGTACATAGCCCCGACTCGCGAGGAGGCGGCTGCGGTCAAGCGCTTCTTTTCCCAGCCGGCCAAGCGGGGAATCATCGATCTGAGTATTCCAGACAACGAAAAAGCTTATTACGCAATACTCAAGGCGAGCGGCATTACCCCGGCCAGCAAGCCCAGCCTCTTCGAGAAGCTCGCCGACGTCAAGCGTCGGCACCTGGCTTTGCGGATGGCCGGGCGTCCGATCGAGGATGACAGTTGCGAGAGCACCGCGACAAATCAATTGCGGCATGTATTCGAAGTCATAGGCATATCGGCAAACAGCGACTTCTCGAGCGTCAACGCCAAGGCGCTCGACAGCATCTTCAAAGGAGCCGACGACTACACGGACACGCTGCAGGTTTGGGACGAGGACGTGAATACGGTGTTGGCAACCGGAAGTGCCGAGTTTCCCAAGGAGGGAGACGGCAGGCGCATCATCTTCGATACCACGGGAACCGGCGAAGATAATTCAAGCAAGAATCCCGTCAATATCATCGGCACATACAGCTACAGCCAGGGCAACACGTTTTATGGTCCTTGCAGGACCAACCTGGCGCGAATCCACTCCGTGCCGCGCCAGATGATTCCTGGAGACCCGACGTACGTTAAAAATACCGTCAACACGGAGCCGAATGGCGTAGTCGTTTGCCTGAACCGGTCGAACAACGATGGCAGCGGCGGCGATCCGTGCGACTACGGTCCGATGTACAACCCTCACGTGTCGAACGACCAAACACATGTTCTGTTGCCCGTGAGCGGAGAAGTCGACTATTACGACGAACTGCAGGACGGAACGGCATGGCAAAAGGGTGGCCAGGACGCTCCGGTCATGTGGGTAATGCCGCGCACCACCGGAGGGGGATGTAAGCTCTATGCCGACAAGAATGACCTCACGGCATTTTGGAGCCACTTCACGCCAGCCAACGATGGTAAAGGGCAGCGGACTCGCTTGAAGTTCAGCTGGCCGATGAGCGCACCCGCGGATTTCGGACTGCTTTGCTACCAGATTGCAGGCCCGGATGCAGTATGGGATTTTCTTTTGTCCTTCAACGTCGGCACCCAGGCGGGCAACGCGGGCAACCAATATACGGTGCAGGCCGTCTTCACCAGCGACAGCGGTGGCAGCACCACGCCCAACGATGTCGCGCTCGTGTATCCGATTCAATTCCAATATGGCTGTGTGAGAGAGGGTACTCTGATCACGATGGGTGACGGCACACGCAAGCCGATCGAGCAGGTGAAGAAAGGGGACGTGGTGCTTGGCAAAGGCGGCGAGCAGGCGCGCGTCGCAAGCACCACGATCGGTACCGACGAGAAGTTCTATCAAATCGTCGATTCCGGAGGCAATACGGTGTCGCTCACGCCGGCGCATCCTGTTCCCACCCGTCGCGGCATGCTGCAGGCGAAAGACGTGCGCTCGGGCGATACCGTATTCACGAGCGATGGCGGCAAATCAACGGTGGTGGCCAATAAGGCGTCGTCTTCGGCGAGCAGCGTTCGTGTCTACAACCTGGCGTTGGAGACAATGCACGGCCGCCCGTTCGCCCACCCGCAAGACGCGGTTTTCTATGCCGGCGGCGTAATGGTCGGTGACAACAAGATGCAGGGCATCTTAAGCCGTAAGGCGTTATCCGAGATCGAACGCGGTCGCGTAGCGGAATCAGGCCGAAGCACGAACTAG
- a CDS encoding HAD family hydrolase → MSQTTPQPAPEDGLASISVCRAVLFDLDGTLADTAPDLAAAVNKMRVDRGLDMVPLDDLRPLASAGARGLIGGAFGIGPEHHEYASMREEFLANYEADLCIETALFPGIGELLEELDAREIRWGIVTNKVARLTMPLVASLGLAERASCVVAGDTTPHSKPHPAPLLFAANEMALQPEKIVYIGDDLRDVQAGFAAGMVTVAAAYGYCGTDLPPAMWHAQHIVDSPGQLQRLLSGLA, encoded by the coding sequence ATGAGCCAGACGACCCCCCAGCCGGCACCGGAAGATGGCCTCGCATCGATCAGCGTGTGCCGGGCGGTCCTTTTCGACCTCGACGGCACGCTCGCCGATACGGCGCCCGACCTTGCCGCCGCCGTCAACAAGATGCGCGTCGATCGGGGGCTCGACATGGTGCCGCTCGACGACCTGCGTCCGCTTGCCTCGGCCGGTGCGCGCGGGCTGATCGGCGGCGCATTCGGCATCGGTCCCGAGCACCACGAGTACGCGTCGATGCGCGAGGAATTCCTCGCCAACTACGAGGCTGATCTGTGTATCGAGACGGCGCTCTTTCCCGGCATCGGCGAGTTGCTCGAGGAGCTCGACGCCCGTGAAATCCGATGGGGAATCGTGACCAACAAGGTGGCGCGGCTCACGATGCCGCTCGTCGCCTCGCTGGGGCTGGCCGAGCGCGCGAGCTGCGTCGTGGCCGGCGACACGACGCCACATTCGAAGCCGCACCCCGCCCCGCTTCTTTTTGCCGCCAACGAAATGGCGCTGCAGCCGGAAAAGATCGTCTACATCGGCGACGACCTGCGCGACGTACAAGCCGGGTTTGCCGCCGGCATGGTGACGGTCGCGGCGGCCTATGGCTATTGCGGCACGGATCTGCCGCCGGCCATGTGGCACGCACAGCACATCGTGGATTCGCCCGGCCAGTTGCAGCGGCTGCTGAGCGGCCTTGCCTGA
- a CDS encoding Ig domain-containing protein, whose product MIKNLFLVVATIATMGLAGCGGGGGGIGQDLSQPGTTSPPTSLEYEQSVVSYARDVAIPENHPQSTGGAISHYSIAPALPQGLVIDPDSGVISGTPTVVSPARGYTVTGSNSAGSVTAALRIQVDETVQAPQSLHYTNPVVDYVVNQPIQPNEPNPEGGAVSSYSISPSLPAGLDFDTSTGVISGTPTVVTAEQKYTVTALNSAGSTSEDLKISVVTSPEPPTSLTYQQTWAAYAMDRAMLPNRPISEGGTVTHYTISPAVPAGMTFDENTGVISGTPTVQASEQTYTVSGTNAASQQPVLAQIQMQVVPQGTWVRTPGQMSANRRYPMVVKLSNGDVLAIGGANTSDKTVDRYDPNSGQWKAVAPTAVAHTNGVSVLLDDDRVLVAGGQQGATPQTSAELYNTKTDTWTTVADAIPGTPAINGRAGIVGADKRVYMVGGFDSAGNGLSSTVIYNPAATGNPWSTGPNLTKCGSVAGLYKLSNDNLLAAGGMMPPNGSCTAGALQVTSNGSARLDPASGSPSWTATAGQMPQQASGFGALSVGDTAIAVGGVANDPLAGFNQTRLSTIQEFSPATDSWTTVGSLKEALQAPRVALLDDGEVLVAGGVSATGVPVADAEIYDPATKQTKMIAPMTAARGANAQSVTLNDGHVLVTGGDGTSSELYVQ is encoded by the coding sequence GTGATCAAGAATCTATTTTTGGTTGTCGCTACCATAGCGACGATGGGGCTTGCCGGCTGCGGAGGCGGGGGAGGCGGCATTGGACAGGATCTGTCGCAACCGGGCACGACCTCGCCGCCCACGAGCCTCGAGTACGAACAGAGCGTTGTCTCGTATGCGCGCGACGTGGCAATCCCCGAAAACCACCCGCAAAGCACGGGCGGGGCAATTTCTCACTATTCGATTGCGCCGGCTCTGCCGCAGGGCCTGGTCATCGATCCCGACAGCGGGGTGATCAGTGGTACGCCTACCGTCGTCAGCCCGGCGAGAGGCTATACGGTGACGGGCAGCAACAGCGCCGGATCGGTAACGGCGGCGCTGCGCATCCAAGTCGACGAGACGGTTCAGGCGCCTCAATCGCTTCACTATACGAACCCCGTCGTCGACTATGTGGTGAACCAGCCGATTCAGCCTAACGAGCCGAATCCCGAGGGCGGGGCGGTCTCGAGCTACAGCATCTCGCCGTCACTGCCTGCCGGATTGGATTTCGACACAAGCACAGGCGTGATCAGCGGCACCCCCACGGTGGTTACCGCCGAGCAGAAATACACGGTCACCGCTTTGAACAGTGCGGGCTCGACCAGCGAAGACCTGAAAATCTCGGTTGTGACTTCGCCGGAACCGCCGACGTCGCTGACGTACCAGCAGACGTGGGCAGCCTATGCGATGGACCGGGCGATGTTGCCCAACAGGCCGATTTCGGAGGGGGGGACGGTGACGCACTACACGATTTCTCCCGCTGTGCCGGCCGGCATGACATTCGACGAGAACACGGGTGTAATCAGCGGCACCCCCACCGTTCAGGCGAGCGAGCAGACCTATACCGTCAGCGGTACCAATGCGGCCAGCCAGCAACCGGTTCTCGCGCAGATCCAGATGCAGGTGGTGCCCCAGGGAACGTGGGTTCGCACACCCGGCCAGATGTCGGCCAACCGCAGGTACCCGATGGTCGTCAAACTTTCCAATGGCGATGTCCTCGCGATCGGCGGTGCGAATACGTCGGACAAGACGGTGGACAGGTACGACCCGAACAGCGGGCAGTGGAAGGCCGTTGCTCCGACAGCTGTTGCGCACACGAACGGCGTCTCGGTATTGCTGGACGATGACCGGGTGCTCGTCGCAGGCGGACAACAAGGCGCAACGCCGCAGACTTCGGCGGAACTCTACAACACGAAAACCGATACGTGGACGACGGTTGCCGATGCGATTCCCGGCACCCCCGCCATCAACGGCCGGGCCGGAATTGTCGGTGCCGATAAACGTGTCTACATGGTGGGTGGCTTCGACAGCGCGGGCAATGGGCTCTCTTCGACGGTCATCTACAACCCGGCCGCCACCGGCAATCCCTGGAGCACGGGCCCGAATCTGACGAAGTGCGGAAGCGTCGCGGGGCTGTACAAGCTCAGTAACGACAATCTGCTGGCCGCAGGGGGCATGATGCCGCCGAACGGTTCCTGTACGGCGGGCGCGCTGCAGGTGACGTCCAACGGTTCGGCCCGGCTCGACCCCGCGAGCGGCTCGCCCAGCTGGACGGCGACCGCTGGGCAGATGCCGCAGCAGGCGAGTGGTTTCGGCGCGTTGTCGGTCGGCGATACCGCGATAGCGGTGGGCGGGGTTGCCAATGACCCGCTGGCGGGCTTCAACCAAACCCGGTTGAGCACCATTCAGGAGTTTTCGCCTGCCACGGATTCGTGGACGACGGTGGGTTCGCTGAAAGAGGCGCTTCAGGCTCCGCGCGTCGCATTGCTCGACGACGGTGAGGTTTTGGTCGCGGGCGGCGTGAGCGCCACCGGTGTCCCGGTAGCCGACGCCGAGATCTACGACCCTGCCACGAAGCAGACGAAGATGATTGCGCCGATGACGGCAGCGCGCGGTGCCAACGCCCAGAGCGTGACGTTGAACGACGGCCACGTGCTGGTGACGGGCGGTGACGGCACGAGCTCGGAGCTGTATGTGCAGTAA
- a CDS encoding chemotaxis protein CheX, translated as MNASKPVSKVLVLEDDPAHVALLKRFCDEHNLIGLKVRKQRLMSVLRSNLDLGAVILAEEYGGSVAESTAVAARIDTLRPELPIIVRRNGRSALDGLPRSLADIACGAYTAADMRPLAALVDKYLFSLDYPNELVRGITEITEARLADLFRPLSVSWETPCIVRDRIIVGEVFTLIALESGWCRGYMMLQAEEGPLVDLLHGIDLGNGVADFRDVNALLGELTNLVWGAFKERFFRGASPAAASAQVQVPLIVNHKHKYISFGSDNPQLSFKYRLTDEETGASVVLDQRFIFSLSWSPEDFPGERADVDTLVDAGELELF; from the coding sequence ATGAACGCGAGCAAGCCTGTATCGAAAGTCCTCGTGCTCGAAGACGACCCTGCGCACGTCGCACTGCTGAAACGCTTTTGCGACGAGCACAACCTGATCGGCCTGAAGGTGCGCAAGCAGCGCCTCATGAGCGTGCTGCGTTCGAATCTCGATCTCGGGGCCGTCATTCTGGCGGAGGAGTACGGCGGATCGGTTGCCGAAAGTACGGCCGTGGCCGCGCGTATCGATACGCTGCGTCCCGAGTTGCCGATCATCGTGCGTCGCAACGGGCGCAGCGCGCTGGATGGCCTGCCGCGCTCGCTTGCCGATATTGCATGCGGTGCCTACACGGCAGCCGACATGAGGCCCTTGGCGGCACTTGTCGACAAATACCTGTTCAGCCTCGACTATCCGAACGAACTCGTGCGCGGCATCACGGAAATCACCGAAGCACGCCTTGCCGACTTGTTCAGGCCGCTCTCGGTGAGCTGGGAAACACCCTGCATCGTGCGCGACCGGATCATCGTCGGCGAAGTATTCACGCTGATTGCGCTCGAAAGCGGTTGGTGTCGTGGGTACATGATGTTGCAGGCCGAGGAGGGCCCGCTCGTCGATCTTCTGCACGGTATCGACCTCGGCAATGGCGTGGCCGACTTCCGCGACGTCAATGCACTGCTCGGCGAGTTGACGAATCTGGTGTGGGGAGCATTCAAGGAGCGCTTCTTTCGCGGCGCAAGCCCGGCGGCGGCCAGTGCGCAGGTGCAGGTACCGCTCATCGTCAACCACAAGCACAAATACATCTCTTTCGGCTCGGACAATCCCCAGCTTTCTTTCAAATACCGTCTTACCGACGAGGAGACTGGCGCGTCGGTTGTGCTCGATCAGCGCTTCATTTTCAGCCTCAGCTGGTCACCCGAGGATTTCCCGGGTGAACGCGCCGATGTCGATACGCTTGTCGATGCCGGCGAGCTTGAACTTTTTTGA
- a CDS encoding HAMP domain-containing protein, with protein sequence MTIRHRITLLVVLMFVALVAIGGYATYQARRSAADVRQVTQGVVPSALASADLVSDVKAVQLATMTLVYAPDANMVEQAKAQLATKEAVLRRSLDLQEKAAASQAQKGLVVQARETLANYFNAIRDTEKMKADGKDALAQAYLFANVAQYRDELEGIVETMRIEKNRQKDEAIGRLNGMLATTTVAIGGATAAAMMLLVVIGALLYRQITRPLSSMQKMMSEIAANQDFTRRVPIARMDEIGRSIAAFNEMIERIQESSTQLKQKTADIQAMLQNMQQGILTVVGEGKVHAEYSAYLEAIFETPDIAGRDVMALVFDDSSLDADTRSQVEAAIHACIGEDAINFEFNQHLLVNEIEKTVADGRRKTLDLSWSAITDETDTVMRLMLCVRDVTELRRLAAEAGEQKRQLEMIGEILSVSQEKFHQFVESAKGFIHENERIIGQHEYATDAAVAELFRNMHTIKGNARTYGLRHLTSVVHEAEQRYDALRRGGAAEGWDRDASIAELARVKAAVEHYETINAVNLGRKRDQRPAGADRYLVVDRAHIVASLQLLDAVDTGDAAQLRSMREHVRRTLCLLDTQSFAETLSGITDSLPSLAKELGKAAPRVSIDDNGYRLRSQVGETLAHVFTHLLRNAVDHGIETVDEREAAGKPAAGTIDLEVGVDKGELQIALSDDGRGLALARIRAKAESLGWIAPGEAVADEAVAEYVFRSGFSTAQAVTEVSGRGVGMDAVRGMLARELGRIELRFTDDRVGSAYRRFQTIIRLPESCMVDSLGISAGRQSDDATSGSLVS encoded by the coding sequence ATGACAATCCGTCATCGCATTACGCTTTTGGTGGTCCTGATGTTCGTCGCCCTGGTGGCGATCGGAGGGTATGCAACCTATCAGGCGCGGCGCAGTGCCGCGGACGTTCGTCAGGTGACGCAAGGGGTGGTGCCGAGCGCACTGGCATCGGCCGATCTGGTCTCCGATGTCAAAGCGGTGCAACTCGCGACGATGACGCTCGTTTATGCGCCGGACGCGAACATGGTCGAGCAGGCCAAAGCGCAGCTCGCCACGAAGGAGGCGGTGCTGCGCCGATCGCTCGATCTTCAGGAAAAGGCAGCGGCGAGCCAGGCCCAGAAGGGGCTCGTCGTGCAGGCGCGCGAGACGCTGGCCAACTATTTCAACGCCATTCGCGACACCGAAAAGATGAAAGCCGATGGCAAGGATGCGCTTGCGCAGGCCTATCTTTTCGCGAACGTCGCTCAGTATCGCGACGAGCTCGAAGGCATCGTCGAGACGATGCGCATCGAGAAGAACCGCCAAAAGGACGAGGCCATCGGGCGCCTGAACGGGATGCTCGCGACGACGACTGTGGCGATCGGCGGCGCGACGGCCGCGGCCATGATGCTGCTCGTCGTCATCGGCGCGCTGCTTTATCGTCAGATCACGCGTCCGCTCAGCAGCATGCAGAAAATGATGAGCGAGATCGCGGCGAACCAGGACTTCACGCGTCGTGTGCCGATCGCGCGTATGGACGAAATCGGCCGCTCCATTGCCGCGTTCAATGAAATGATCGAGCGGATCCAGGAGAGCTCCACGCAGCTCAAGCAAAAGACAGCCGATATCCAGGCGATGTTGCAGAACATGCAACAGGGGATCCTGACCGTCGTCGGCGAGGGCAAGGTCCACGCCGAATACTCGGCCTACCTCGAAGCGATCTTCGAGACGCCCGACATCGCGGGGCGCGACGTGATGGCGCTCGTGTTCGACGACAGCAGCCTCGATGCCGATACCCGTTCGCAAGTCGAGGCGGCCATACATGCCTGCATCGGCGAAGACGCGATCAATTTCGAATTCAATCAGCACTTGCTCGTCAACGAGATCGAAAAGACGGTGGCCGACGGTCGCAGAAAAACGCTTGATCTGAGCTGGTCCGCGATCACGGACGAAACGGACACGGTCATGCGCCTCATGCTGTGCGTGCGCGACGTAACCGAACTGAGGCGCCTTGCTGCCGAAGCGGGCGAGCAAAAGCGTCAGCTCGAGATGATCGGCGAAATCCTCTCGGTCAGTCAGGAAAAATTCCATCAGTTCGTCGAAAGCGCGAAGGGCTTCATTCACGAGAATGAACGGATCATCGGCCAGCACGAGTACGCCACCGATGCGGCCGTGGCGGAACTCTTTCGCAACATGCATACGATCAAAGGCAATGCACGCACTTATGGCCTGCGGCATCTGACGAGCGTGGTGCACGAGGCCGAGCAACGCTACGACGCATTGCGCCGCGGCGGGGCCGCCGAGGGCTGGGACCGGGATGCGTCGATTGCCGAGCTGGCGCGCGTAAAGGCGGCAGTCGAACATTACGAAACGATCAATGCGGTCAATCTCGGCCGCAAGCGCGATCAGCGGCCGGCTGGCGCCGATCGCTATCTCGTGGTGGACCGCGCGCATATCGTGGCGAGCCTGCAGTTGCTGGATGCTGTCGATACCGGCGATGCCGCGCAGTTGCGCAGCATGCGCGAGCATGTGCGGCGCACGCTGTGCCTGCTCGATACGCAGTCGTTCGCCGAGACGCTTTCCGGCATTACCGATTCGCTGCCTTCGCTGGCGAAGGAACTTGGCAAGGCGGCGCCACGCGTGTCGATCGACGACAACGGGTATCGCCTGCGCTCGCAAGTCGGCGAGACGCTTGCGCACGTCTTCACGCACCTGCTGCGCAATGCCGTGGATCACGGCATCGAGACCGTGGACGAACGCGAGGCCGCGGGCAAGCCGGCCGCCGGCACGATCGATCTCGAGGTGGGCGTCGATAAAGGCGAACTGCAGATCGCACTGAGCGACGACGGCCGCGGGCTCGCGCTCGCCCGTATCCGCGCCAAGGCTGAATCGCTGGGCTGGATCGCACCGGGCGAGGCGGTGGCCGACGAAGCCGTGGCGGAGTACGTATTCCGGTCGGGTTTTTCCACGGCACAGGCGGTTACGGAAGTGTCGGGGCGCGGGGTCGGCATGGACGCCGTGCGCGGCATGCTTGCGCGGGAGCTGGGCCGCATCGAACTACGCTTCACCGACGACCGCGTGGGCAGTGCCTACCGGCGCTTCCAGACCATCATCAGGCTGCCCGAATCGTGCATGGTCGACAGCCTCGGGATTTCCGCCGGCCGCCAGTCGGACGACGCGACAAGCGGCTCGCTCGTGTCGTAG
- the ubiG gene encoding bifunctional 2-polyprenyl-6-hydroxyphenol methylase/3-demethylubiquinol 3-O-methyltransferase UbiG, which produces MTNADPHELRKFSDLAHRWWDPNAEFKPLHELNPVRLGWIDAHAHLPAKRVLDVGCGGGILSESMAGLGALVKGIDLSSQALGVADLHSLESGITVEYEEISAEALAAREPASYDVVTCMEMLEHVPDPAAIVQACATLVKPGGWVFFSTLNRNVKSYLLAVVGAEYVAQMLPKGTHDYARFIRPSELAAYARTAGLVSADIKGITYRPLGKHFMLSDDTSVNYLFACRRQG; this is translated from the coding sequence ATGACGAATGCCGATCCCCATGAACTTCGGAAATTCAGCGATCTCGCTCATCGCTGGTGGGATCCAAACGCGGAATTCAAGCCCCTCCATGAACTGAACCCCGTGCGCCTCGGCTGGATCGATGCGCACGCACATCTTCCGGCCAAGCGCGTGCTCGACGTGGGCTGCGGCGGCGGCATTCTCTCCGAGTCGATGGCCGGGCTCGGCGCGCTCGTGAAAGGCATCGACCTTTCGTCGCAGGCCCTCGGCGTGGCGGATCTGCACAGCCTGGAAAGCGGCATTACTGTCGAATACGAGGAGATCTCGGCCGAGGCCCTTGCGGCGCGGGAACCCGCGAGCTACGACGTCGTGACCTGCATGGAAATGCTCGAGCACGTGCCGGATCCGGCCGCCATCGTGCAAGCGTGTGCCACGCTCGTCAAGCCAGGCGGGTGGGTGTTCTTCTCCACCCTGAATCGCAACGTCAAGTCGTATCTGCTCGCGGTCGTCGGCGCCGAATACGTCGCGCAGATGCTGCCGAAAGGCACGCACGACTACGCGCGCTTCATCCGCCCATCGGAGCTTGCGGCCTATGCGCGCACGGCCGGGCTCGTGAGCGCCGATATCAAGGGCATCACCTACCGCCCGCTCGGCAAGCATTTCATGTTGTCCGACGATACGAGCGTCAACTACCTGTTCGCCTGCCGCCGTCAGGGCTGA
- a CDS encoding response regulator: MAKILVVDDSSAVRDEVAGFLRKNGLEVDTAVDGKDGLTKVKSNPGVRLVISDVNMPNMDGLTMVEKIRGELSNASLNVIMLTTESSPAMKERGKAAGVKGWIVKPFKGEAVIETLRKLAG, translated from the coding sequence ATGGCAAAGATTCTGGTAGTGGACGACTCGAGCGCGGTGCGCGACGAAGTGGCGGGCTTCTTGCGCAAGAACGGTCTCGAGGTCGATACGGCCGTCGACGGCAAGGACGGCTTGACCAAGGTGAAGTCGAATCCGGGCGTGAGGCTCGTTATCAGCGACGTCAACATGCCGAACATGGACGGCTTGACGATGGTCGAGAAGATCCGGGGCGAACTGTCGAACGCCTCGCTCAACGTAATCATGCTCACGACCGAAAGCAGCCCAGCCATGAAGGAGCGAGGCAAGGCAGCAGGCGTGAAGGGATGGATCGTGAAGCCCTTCAAGGGCGAGGCGGTCATCGAGACGCTGCGCAAGCTCGCGGGCTGA
- a CDS encoding methyl-accepting chemotaxis protein has protein sequence MFLSYAMPALAGAVFSALAAWLVHRRVSARMTHRYRDALEREHGSLVEAQARFAESLNGLQTRCAEHEAVQSGLRDQLAHAEKGAADLRLALDAAGARNADLVAHAQRIAEEAARLRQLSTTFERWHEQMISLMAQNQDMHRKNHELARIVNHVLIVSLNASIEAARAGAAGRGFSIVASEVRTLASRSQELSKSYRDSLDRNDLITTATFQDIQAGGKMITASLGAVQALAAQFQSKLERAPA, from the coding sequence TTGTTTTTATCGTATGCAATGCCGGCGCTCGCGGGCGCGGTTTTCTCGGCGCTCGCCGCATGGCTTGTCCACCGGCGTGTTTCCGCGCGAATGACGCACAGGTATCGCGATGCACTCGAGCGCGAGCATGGCTCGCTCGTCGAAGCGCAGGCACGTTTTGCCGAAAGCCTGAACGGGCTCCAAACGCGCTGCGCGGAGCACGAGGCGGTGCAATCCGGCTTGCGCGATCAACTCGCTCACGCCGAGAAAGGCGCGGCGGACTTGCGCCTCGCGCTCGATGCGGCCGGCGCGCGCAACGCCGATCTGGTGGCCCACGCGCAGCGGATTGCCGAAGAAGCCGCGCGGCTCAGGCAACTGTCCACGACCTTCGAGCGCTGGCACGAGCAGATGATCTCGCTGATGGCGCAGAACCAGGACATGCATCGCAAGAATCATGAACTCGCGCGTATCGTCAATCATGTGCTGATCGTTTCGCTCAATGCCTCGATCGAGGCCGCGCGGGCCGGCGCGGCGGGGCGCGGGTTTTCGATCGTGGCAAGCGAGGTGCGCACGCTCGCATCGCGCTCGCAGGAGTTGTCGAAGAGTTACCGCGACAGCCTCGACCGCAATGACCTGATCACGACGGCCACGTTTCAGGACATTCAGGCCGGCGGGAAAATGATCACGGCATCGCTGGGTGCCGTCCAGGCGCTGGCGGCGCAATTTCAGTCGAAACTCGAACGGGCGCCCGCGTGA
- the ompA gene encoding outer membrane protein OmpA, with product MNKLSKLAFIAATAVMAASASAQSVPASRQATNDNWVNGTGEYVWMNGTNELCWRDAFWTPATANAKCDGALVAQAPTPPAPAAPVAPAITSQKVTYQADTLFDFDKAVLKPAGKQQLDDLATKVQGMNTEVVVATGYTDKIGSDKYNDRLSLRRAQAVKAYLVSKGVPANKIYTEGKGKRNPVKTDCNQKNRKALIACLAPNRRVEVEVVGTQQGPAPASQQ from the coding sequence ATGAATAAACTTTCAAAGCTCGCGTTCATTGCAGCTACCGCAGTAATGGCTGCATCCGCTTCGGCACAGTCCGTGCCGGCGTCGCGACAAGCCACGAATGACAATTGGGTCAACGGCACCGGCGAATACGTGTGGATGAACGGCACGAACGAGCTTTGCTGGCGCGATGCGTTCTGGACGCCGGCAACGGCGAACGCGAAGTGCGACGGCGCGCTGGTTGCCCAGGCACCGACGCCGCCGGCTCCCGCCGCCCCGGTCGCTCCGGCGATCACCAGCCAGAAGGTCACGTACCAGGCCGATACCCTGTTCGACTTCGACAAGGCTGTGTTGAAGCCGGCTGGCAAGCAACAGCTCGACGATCTGGCCACGAAGGTCCAAGGCATGAACACGGAAGTGGTCGTCGCCACGGGCTACACGGACAAGATCGGTTCGGACAAGTACAACGACCGTCTGTCGCTGCGCCGTGCGCAAGCCGTCAAGGCCTACCTGGTCAGCAAGGGCGTTCCCGCCAACAAGATCTACACGGAAGGCAAGGGCAAGCGCAACCCGGTCAAGACCGATTGCAACCAGAAGAACCGCAAGGCGCTCATCGCCTGCCTCGCACCGAACCGTCGCGTGGAAGTGGAAGTGGTCGGTACGCAGCAAGGCCCGGCTCCGGCCAGCCAGCAGTAA